Proteins encoded by one window of Deinococcus metalli:
- a CDS encoding TDT family transporter: protein MIAHPSAPDTSRTAASDVLRGLTPNWFTASMGTGIVSLMLPHLPLPGTAALGEGLWILNMLIFAALTVLSLARILLHPADSRATLLHPAQSMFLGAIPMGLATIINGLIVFGVPRWGVDAALLARDLWVFDAALSAAVGLLVPYLMFTRQDHALERMTALWLLPVVASEVAAASAGQIAPHLGVAAATPLIYGGYVLFALSVPLALMILTVFVLRLAQHKLPGAELGVSMFLPLGPLGTGALALLQLGEAAPRVLAAQGLGELGPILTGAGLLGGLVLWGFGTWWLALATLTTLRFIRQGLPFNLGWWAFTFPLGVFTASTFSLGSLTHLGFFTGLGEVFVPVLAVLWLLVTVRTAHGVWRGELLGKVPALPAIGLPRA, encoded by the coding sequence ATGATTGCCCACCCTTCCGCACCAGACACTTCCAGAACTGCTGCCAGCGACGTGCTGCGCGGGCTGACCCCCAACTGGTTTACCGCCAGCATGGGCACCGGCATCGTGTCCCTGATGCTGCCCCACCTGCCCCTCCCCGGCACAGCGGCGCTGGGCGAGGGCCTGTGGATCTTGAACATGCTGATCTTCGCCGCGCTGACCGTGCTGTCGCTGGCCCGCATCCTGCTGCACCCGGCAGACAGCCGCGCCACCCTGCTGCACCCGGCCCAGAGCATGTTCCTGGGGGCCATCCCGATGGGCCTGGCCACGATCATCAACGGCCTGATCGTCTTCGGCGTGCCGCGCTGGGGCGTGGACGCGGCGCTGCTGGCCCGTGACCTGTGGGTCTTCGACGCCGCGCTGTCGGCGGCGGTGGGCCTGCTGGTGCCGTACCTGATGTTCACCCGCCAGGACCACGCGCTGGAACGCATGACGGCGTTGTGGCTGCTGCCCGTGGTGGCCTCGGAAGTGGCCGCCGCCAGCGCCGGGCAGATCGCGCCGCACCTGGGCGTGGCGGCAGCCACGCCGCTGATCTACGGCGGCTACGTGCTGTTTGCGCTGTCGGTGCCGCTGGCCCTGATGATCCTGACCGTGTTCGTGCTGCGGCTGGCCCAGCACAAGCTGCCGGGGGCCGAGCTGGGCGTGAGCATGTTCCTGCCCCTGGGGCCGCTGGGCACCGGCGCGCTGGCCCTGCTGCAACTGGGCGAGGCCGCCCCCCGCGTGCTGGCCGCGCAGGGCCTGGGGGAACTCGGCCCGATCCTGACCGGCGCGGGCCTGCTGGGCGGCCTGGTGCTGTGGGGCTTCGGAACGTGGTGGCTGGCGCTGGCCACGCTGACCACGCTGCGTTTCATCCGGCAGGGCCTGCCGTTCAACCTGGGCTGGTGGGCGTTCACCTTCCCGCTGGGCGTCTTTACAGCCTCCACCTTCAGCCTGGGCAGCCTGACCCACCTGGGCTTTTTCACGGGCCTGGGAGAAGTGTTTGTCCCCGTGCTGGCGGTGCTGTGGCTGCTGGTCACGGTCCGCACCGCGCACGGCGTCTGGCGTGGGGAACTGCTGGGAAAGGTGCCCGCCCTGCCCGCCATCGGCCTGCCCCGCGCTTGA
- a CDS encoding LysR substrate-binding domain-containing protein produces MPLNPDHLLTFVRVARHGNLSAAAGELNLTQPAVSSQIKLLTQAVGEPLLTRHRYGVRLTPAGQGLLPHAVAVERALAGATRYAADLRGLETGTLNIAASSTIAAALLPGVLAQYHARFPGVTLRVQQGNTGEVLAALLDGACELALIEGVAGTLPADLIRRTFAQDTLRLVLAPQHPLAQHSALNAAHLSGLGLVWREPGSGTLEVARSALERAGIQTREVLTLTGSEAVKEAVISGLGAAFMSELIVRREVAAGVLASPPLELPGLDRRLDVVGAPTELLSRAVQVFVTFLEPAG; encoded by the coding sequence ATGCCCCTGAACCCCGATCATCTGCTGACCTTCGTGCGGGTGGCCCGTCACGGCAACCTGAGTGCGGCGGCGGGCGAACTGAACCTGACGCAGCCCGCCGTGTCCAGCCAGATCAAGCTGCTGACGCAGGCGGTGGGCGAGCCGCTGCTGACCCGCCACCGTTACGGCGTCCGGCTGACCCCGGCGGGCCAGGGCCTGCTGCCGCACGCGGTGGCCGTTGAACGCGCTTTGGCCGGGGCCACGCGCTACGCCGCCGATCTGCGCGGCCTGGAAACAGGCACGCTGAACATCGCCGCCAGCAGCACCATCGCCGCAGCCCTGTTGCCGGGGGTGCTGGCGCAGTACCACGCCCGCTTCCCGGGGGTCACCCTGCGCGTGCAGCAGGGCAACACCGGGGAGGTGCTGGCCGCGCTGCTGGACGGGGCCTGTGAGCTGGCACTGATCGAGGGGGTGGCCGGAACGCTGCCTGCCGACCTGATCCGGCGCACTTTCGCCCAGGATACGCTGCGGCTGGTGCTGGCCCCGCAGCATCCGCTGGCCCAGCATTCGGCGCTGAACGCCGCGCACCTGAGTGGGCTGGGGCTGGTCTGGCGGGAGCCGGGATCAGGAACCCTTGAAGTGGCGCGCTCTGCGCTGGAGCGAGCGGGCATTCAGACGCGGGAGGTTCTGACCCTGACGGGCAGCGAGGCGGTCAAGGAGGCGGTGATCAGCGGCCTGGGGGCGGCGTTCATGTCGGAACTGATCGTCCGGCGGGAGGTGGCGGCGGGGGTGCTGGCCAGTCCGCCCCTGGAACTGCCCGGCCTGGACCGCCGGCTGGACGTGGTGGGCGCGCCCACTGAACTGCTGTCGAGGGCCGTGCAGGTCTTCGTGACTTTCCTGGAACCCGCCGGATGA
- a CDS encoding recombinase family protein: protein MQVGYARVSKQNEQDTAAQLRALKTAGAERVFTEHASGGRWDRPELHKMLDQLRAGDVVVVWKLDRLSRSLKDVLHLMELLGEKGVGFRSLTEAIDTTTPAGRMMMQMVGAFAEFERAMIRERTNAGLEQARLEGRVGGRKRKLLPHQEQDIRESVGAGQRTAAQCARLFGVHPSTITRLLQRQS from the coding sequence ATGCAAGTCGGTTACGCCCGCGTCAGTAAACAAAATGAGCAGGACACCGCCGCACAACTTCGTGCATTGAAGACGGCAGGAGCAGAGCGCGTGTTTACCGAACATGCTTCTGGTGGCCGCTGGGACCGTCCTGAGCTGCACAAGATGCTGGATCAGCTCCGCGCCGGAGATGTGGTGGTGGTCTGGAAACTGGATCGCCTCAGCCGCAGCCTCAAGGATGTCTTGCACCTGATGGAGCTGCTGGGAGAGAAAGGCGTGGGGTTCCGAAGTTTGACTGAGGCCATAGATACCACCACGCCCGCAGGCCGAATGATGATGCAGATGGTGGGAGCGTTCGCCGAATTTGAGCGGGCCATGATCCGCGAGCGAACGAATGCAGGGCTGGAACAGGCCCGATTGGAAGGCCGCGTTGGTGGGCGCAAGCGCAAGTTGCTGCCGCACCAGGAGCAGGACATTCGTGAGTCGGTGGGGGCTGGGCAGCGCACTGCGGCCCAGTGCGCCCGTTTGTTCGGCGTCCATCCCAGCACCATTACCCGACTGTTGCAACGCCAGAGCTAA